A single Phragmites australis chromosome 4, lpPhrAust1.1, whole genome shotgun sequence DNA region contains:
- the LOC133916036 gene encoding IQ domain-containing protein IQM2-like — translation MGVLFSCPADDYDPLEEAPPATSSGAGEPAILKALGSGKLLIEGSLSFKRRQQATSGSGSLQVETKISIRTGDAAAPEPARPLPMEVARARFADLAAGAESPKHEAAALKLQKVYKSFRTRRQLADCAVLVEQSWWKLLDFALLKRSSVSFFDIEKQETAMSKWSRAGTRVAKVGKGLLKDEKAQKLALQHWLEAIDPRHRYGHNLHYYYDCWLHCESKQPFFYWLDVGGGRDINLEGKCSRSKLLSQCIKYLGPKEREDYEVVIEDGEFLYKKTRQILDMSCGPRDAKWIFVLSTSKSLYVAQKKKGTFQHSSFLAGGATSAAGRLVVENGTLKAIWPHSGHYRPTEENFQEFKSFLKDNLVDLTDVKMSPAEEDEEFWGSLRRISSENDKSEDKRAAPEETGPRQIPEVVDTAGTESEKCEEETAATRKDSSEDTEASCTSSIQSPEEDQEKAEQAPVPREKILERINSKKEMKSYQLGKQLSFKWTTGAGPRIGCVRDYPSELQLQALEQVNLSPRCSTAAAASRFSSPQRPSFNRPAASACEASTPREAFRSPLQHGALAVAVAATAD, via the exons ATGGGTGTTCTGTTCTCATGCCCCGCCGATGACTACGACCCGTTGGAGGAAGCGCCGCCAGCGACCTCCTCCGGCGCCGGGGAGCCTGCGATCCTCAAGGCTCTGGGCTCCGGCAAGCTGCTCATCGAGGGGTCGCTGAGCTTCAAGAGGAGGCAGCAGGCTACCTCGGGCTCGGGCTCGCTGCAGGTGGAGACCAAGATCTCCATCAGGACTGGCGACGCCGCAGCGCCGGAGCCCGCCAGGCCGTTGCCCATGGAGGTCGCCAGGGCGAGGTTCGCCGACCTCGCGGCGGGGGCGGAGAGCCCGAAGCACGAGGCGGCGGCGCTCAAGCTGCAGAAGGTGTACAAGAGCTTCCGCACGCGCCGGCAGCTCGCCGACTGCGCCGTGCTCGTCGAGCAGAGCTG GTGGAAATTGCTTGATTTCGCGTTGCTCAAGCGCAGCTCGGTGTCCTTCTTCGACATCGAGAAGCAAGAGACCGCCATGTCCAAGTGGTCAAGGGCAGGAACTAGGGTTGCCAAG GTCGGAAAGGGACTGCTCAAGGATGAGAAGGCTCAGAAGCTCGCATTGCAGCATTGGCTCGAAGCG ATTGACCCGCGACACCGGTACGGTCATAACCTTCATTACTACTACGATTGCTGGCTCCACTGTGAAAGCAAGCAGCCTTTCTTCTACTG GCTTGATGTCGGAGGAGGCAGAGACATCAATCTTGAAGGCAAGTGCTCGAGATCAAAACTtctgagccagtgcatcaagtaCCTTGGTCCA aaagaaagagaggactACGAAGTCGTAATCGAGGACGGCGAGTTCTTGTACAAGAAGACCCGGCAAATCCTTGACATGTCTTGCGGACCGCGAGACGCAAAGTGGATCTTTGTTCTTAGCACATCAAAGAGCTTATATGTTGCTCAG AAGAAAAAGGGCACATTTCAACATTCTAGCTTCCTTGCCGGAGGGGCTACTTCTGCTGCTGGGCGATTGGTTGTTGAGAATGGAACCCTGAAG GCTATTTGGCCTCACAGCGGGCACTACCGCCCGACGGAGGAGAATTTTCAGGAGTTCAAGAGCTTCCTCAAGGACAACTTGGTTGATCTAACCGATGTTAAG ATGAGCCCAgcagaggaggacgaggagttCTGGGGTAGTCTCAGAAGAATCTCTTCAGAGAATGATAAATCTGAAGACAAAAGGGCTGCGCCTGAAGAAACCGGCCCTCGCCAGATTCCTGAAGTTGTTGACACCGCCGGTACAGAGAGCGAAAAATGCGAAGAAGAAACGGCAGCGACAAGGAAAGACTCATCAGAAGATACTGAGGCCTCATGTACCAGCAGCATCCAGTCCCCTGAAGAGGATCAAGAAAAGGCCGAGCAGGCGCCGGTGCCACGGGAGAAGATCCTGGAGAGGAtcaactccaagaaggagaTGAAGTCCTATCAGCTAGGCAAGCAGCTCTCCTTCAAGTGGACCACGGGAGCGGGCCCTCGGATCGGGTGCGTGCGCGACTACCCGTCGGAGCTCCAGCTGCAGGCGCTGGAGCAGGTGAACCTCTCGCCGAGGtgcagcaccgccgccgccgcctcccgttTCTCGTCGCCGCAGAGGCCAAGCTTCAACCGGCCGGCGGCAAGCGCATGCGAAGCGTCCACGCCGAGGGAGGCTTTCCGGTCGCCTCTGCAGCATGGAGCACTTGCAGTGGCAGTGGCAGCTACAGCTGACTGA
- the LOC133916037 gene encoding uncharacterized protein LOC133916037 has translation MARVLPLSIEAGEMARGEEGVTDMPSSSAGVSCMGIEHSEQNTKDDEYARLVTPAQHATSDVNAATLPGQPKSRSFIWWMKVLLGCFLLILVGFVFVKWGIPFAFEKVLLPIMQWEASAFGRPVLAAVLIASLALFPVILVPSGPSMWLAGMIFGYGWGFLIIMVGTSIGMVVPYWIGSLFRERLHAWLTKWPQQIALIKLAGEGNWFQQFRVVALFRISPFPYTIFNYAVTVTEIKFNPYLCGSVAGMVPEAFIYIYSGRLIHTLADMKYGNYKMTPVEITYNIISFIVTITLTVAFTVYAKRALNDIKRTEGICKEVRSPTGSGALKKRHQERADSHSVEVDVV, from the exons ATGGCGCGCGTCCTCCCCCTCAGCATCGAGGCAGGGGAGATGGCCAG AGGCGAAGAGGGGGTGACAGACATGCCAAGTTCTTCAGCTGGGGTATCATGCATGGGGATTGAGCATTCTGAGCAAAACACAAAGGATGATGAATATGCGAGGCTGGTCACACCAGCTCAACATGCAACATCTGATGTTAATGCAGCAACTTTACCTGGGCAACCAAAGTCAAGATCCTTCATTTGGTGGATGAAAGTTCTGCTTGGCTGCTTCCTTCTTATATTAGTGGGTTTCGTCTTTGTGAAATGGGGGATCCCCTTTGCCTTTGAGAAG GTTCTATTGCCAATCATGCAATGGGAAGCAAGTGCTTTTGGGCGTCCAGTATTGGCTGCTGTGCTCATTGCATCTTTGGCTCTCTTTCCAGTTATTCTAGTCCCTTCTGGACCTTCTATGTGGTTAGCAGGAATGATCTTTGGTTATGGTTGGGGTTTCTTGATTATTATGGTTGGGACTAGTATTGGCATGGTGGTACCGTATTGGATTGGCTCATTGTTCCGCGAACGTCTACAT gCATGGCTGACAAAGTGGCCTCAGCAAATAGCACTAATAAAACTTGCGGGTGAAGGGAATTGGTTCCAGCAGTTTCGAGTTGTTGCGCTTTTCAGAATCTCGCCATTCCCATATACAATATTTAACTATGCCGTAACTGTGACAGAAATTAAGTTCAACCCTTATCTGTGTGGTTCAGTTGCGGGAATGGTACCTGAGGCATTCATCTATATCTACAG TGGGCGGTTAATACATACACTGGCAGACATGAAGTATGGAAACTATAAGATGACACCGGTGGAGATAACGTACAACATCATCTCCTTCATCGTTACTATCACCCTCACAGTCGCCTTCACAGTGTATGCCAAGAGAGCTCTGAATGACATAAAAAGGACAGAAGGTATCTGTAAAGAAGTTCGCAGCCCTACTGGCTCGGGTGCGCTTAAGAAACGTCACCAGGAGCGTGCCGATTCACATTCCGTAGAAGTAGATGTTGTATAA